In Armatimonadota bacterium, the following are encoded in one genomic region:
- a CDS encoding Mrp/NBP35 family ATP-binding protein — protein MADVRTTDHLTLAEQSNEVANVLGVMSGKGGVGKSLVTSLLACALRKAGHEVGILDADVTGPSIPKMFGIAERPEINEFGIFPVKTSSGIRVISINLLLDSPYEAVIWRGPLISNAVKQFWKDVFWGKLDYLLADLPPGTADVPLTVMQSLPLDSVVIVTSPQELAAMVVRKAVDMCRKMNAPILGLVQNMAWLRCPKCGSVNYPFGNSNGEHIARDMGIPHLVDLPIDPEISSHSDAGTIEDHMLNPIADKIDLIISRLTAIKQAQTAGPRDENNTPC, from the coding sequence ATGGCGGATGTACGAACCACCGACCATCTCACGCTAGCCGAGCAATCGAACGAGGTTGCTAATGTGCTAGGCGTAATGAGCGGCAAAGGAGGCGTAGGCAAATCGCTTGTTACCAGCCTGCTTGCCTGCGCTCTCAGAAAAGCTGGACACGAGGTCGGGATACTTGACGCGGACGTTACCGGCCCAAGCATTCCGAAAATGTTCGGAATAGCTGAAAGGCCTGAGATAAATGAGTTTGGCATATTCCCAGTCAAGACTAGCTCCGGAATAAGAGTTATTTCCATCAATCTGTTGCTCGACAGCCCCTATGAGGCCGTGATTTGGCGCGGCCCTTTAATCTCAAATGCGGTCAAGCAGTTTTGGAAGGATGTGTTCTGGGGCAAGCTTGACTATCTGTTGGCAGACCTCCCACCCGGCACGGCCGATGTCCCTCTCACCGTAATGCAGTCACTTCCCCTGGACAGCGTGGTAATAGTAACCTCGCCACAGGAACTAGCCGCAATGGTTGTGCGGAAGGCAGTGGATATGTGTCGAAAGATGAACGCACCTATTCTCGGGCTAGTTCAAAACATGGCATGGCTTAGGTGTCCAAAATGCGGCAGTGTCAACTACCCATTCGGAAACTCTAATGGGGAACATATCGCCCGCGATATGGGGATTCCTCACCTGGTCGACTTGCCGATTGACCCAGAAATATCGTCCCATTCCGATGCTGGGACAATTGAAGACCACATGTTAAACCCTATTGCCGATAAAATTGATTTGATTATAAGCCGGCTGACGGCGATAAAACAAGCGCAAACAGCTGGACCACGTGATGAAAATAACACTCCTTGTTGA
- a CDS encoding MBL fold metallo-hydrolase, with translation MKITLLVDNEAASDRLKSEHGLSFLVETNDGAVMFDTGQTDAWLHNLIALGREPGAIKAIGLSHGHYDHTGGLIRAMKELPGIAYFAHPACFQPKYAQSTVGMRYIGMPAEVVLRKAAFALNKSAVEVLPGVILSGEITPITGTHIFESRFLTGDDELTQDTFEDEQCLIVRNGGRLAVLVGCAHRGVENNVLAAMNVAGVTRIDLLAGGFHLGNADEDRLESLAVFLQNMDIGQIACCHCTGAKAYQYLRSNLGSQVTIGQAGMSWCI, from the coding sequence ATGAAAATAACACTCCTTGTTGATAACGAAGCAGCAAGTGACAGACTAAAGTCGGAACACGGACTGAGCTTTCTCGTTGAAACCAACGATGGGGCAGTCATGTTCGACACTGGGCAGACCGACGCGTGGCTACACAACTTAATTGCTCTTGGACGCGAGCCCGGAGCGATAAAAGCCATAGGTCTCAGCCATGGGCACTACGATCATACCGGCGGACTGATTAGAGCAATGAAGGAATTGCCTGGGATAGCATACTTTGCACACCCTGCATGTTTTCAACCGAAGTACGCGCAATCAACAGTTGGGATGCGTTACATTGGAATGCCTGCGGAAGTCGTGCTGCGGAAAGCAGCTTTCGCGCTCAACAAATCGGCGGTCGAAGTTCTGCCAGGTGTGATTCTGAGTGGAGAGATTACACCAATTACTGGAACGCACATATTCGAAAGCAGGTTTCTAACAGGCGATGACGAACTTACGCAAGACACTTTTGAGGATGAACAGTGTCTAATCGTGCGAAACGGCGGCAGGCTTGCCGTGCTGGTTGGCTGTGCGCACAGGGGAGTCGAGAACAACGTACTCGCTGCAATGAATGTGGCGGGTGTAACGCGTATTGACCTACTCGCAGGCGGATTTCATCTGGGCAACGCAGATGAAGACAGGCTGGAATCGCTCGCCGTATTCCTGCAAAACATGGATATAGGACAGATAGCCTGCTGCCACTGCACAGGGGCGAAAGCATATCAGTATCTCAGGTCCAATCTTGGCTCGCAAGTTACCATTGGCCAAGCTGGGATGTCCTGGTGCATATGA